In the bacterium genome, one interval contains:
- the queA gene encoding tRNA preQ1(34) S-adenosylmethionine ribosyltransferase-isomerase QueA, whose translation MLLSDFDYELPPELIAQHPPAERGQSRLLVIRRDGGPADGRPLLQHRVFADLPEYLRAGDCLVLNDTRVIPGRLVGRRATGGQVELLLLRQVGERDWEALGKPARRLRVGECVTFGPDLAAEIIAAGEEGLRTVRLQHDGPLLEVLDRLGQMPLPPYIHREAPESEDKSRYQTVYAAVPGAAAAPTAGLHFTKGLLRQIEAIGVRLARLTLHVGLGTFRPIQVQRLEDHRMHAEWYEVSPGAAATINAARQGGGRVIAAGTTVVRTLETVADETGVIHAGSGMTELFISPGYQFRAVDGMLTNFHLPRSSLLVMVSAFAGRERVLAAYVEAVRQGYRFYSYGDATLMV comes from the coding sequence ATGCTGTTGTCCGACTTCGATTATGAACTCCCCCCTGAGCTGATCGCGCAGCACCCCCCCGCAGAGCGTGGGCAGTCGCGGCTGCTGGTGATCCGCCGGGACGGCGGGCCGGCGGATGGCCGGCCCCTCCTGCAGCACCGCGTGTTCGCCGACCTGCCGGAGTACCTGCGCGCCGGTGACTGCCTGGTGCTCAATGATACGCGGGTCATCCCGGGGCGCCTGGTCGGGCGACGGGCAACGGGGGGACAAGTAGAGCTGCTGCTCCTGCGCCAGGTGGGGGAGAGGGACTGGGAGGCGCTGGGCAAACCCGCGCGGCGACTACGTGTCGGCGAGTGCGTCACCTTCGGCCCGGACCTGGCCGCCGAGATCATCGCTGCCGGAGAGGAGGGGCTCCGCACCGTCCGCCTGCAGCACGACGGCCCCCTCCTCGAAGTCCTCGACCGTCTCGGCCAGATGCCGCTGCCGCCGTACATCCACCGCGAGGCGCCCGAGAGCGAGGACAAGTCACGCTACCAGACGGTCTACGCCGCCGTCCCGGGGGCAGCGGCTGCGCCCACCGCCGGCCTGCACTTCACGAAGGGGCTGCTGCGGCAGATCGAGGCCATCGGCGTGCGGCTCGCGCGGCTGACGCTGCATGTCGGACTGGGCACCTTCCGCCCCATCCAGGTCCAGCGCCTGGAAGACCACCGGATGCACGCCGAGTGGTACGAGGTGTCGCCCGGGGCTGCCGCGACGATCAACGCGGCCCGGCAGGGCGGCGGCCGGGTCATCGCCGCGGGCACGACCGTCGTGCGCACGCTGGAGACGGTTGCGGACGAGACGGGCGTCATCCACGCCGGCTCCGGCATGACGGAGCTGTTCATCTCCCCCGGCTACCAGTTCCGAGCGGTGGACGGCATGTTGACGAACTTCCACCTGCCGCGCAGCAGCCTGCTGGTGATGGTGTCGGCCTTTGCCGGGCGGGAGCGCGTCCTGGCGGCCTATGTCGAGGCCGTCCGGCAGGGCTATCGCTTCTATAGCTATGGCGATGCGACGCTGATGGTGTAG